In Paenibacillus hexagrammi, the following are encoded in one genomic region:
- a CDS encoding LacI family DNA-binding transcriptional regulator has translation MATIKDVAEKAGVTVTTVSRVLNNRGYISDATRNKVRLAMEELQYQPNEIARSLMRKRSMMLGLIVPTIAHPFFGQWAYSLETHASARGYKILLCNSRLDEAKEKDYIDMLKSNRVDGIIMGSHTIDVREYIHLGKPIVTFDRRIEAIPCVSSDNYQGGVLAAEHLAAKGCRSIAHICGNLKLDMLGNRRTEGFVDSLRKYGLEPIVVQLGADAFDPAEHEQVVGSLLSEHPEVDGLFVSSDMIAYQVMKVCAAKGIRIPEQLQLIGYDDIPISEWITPGLTTIKQPIEEMSRLAFNIIEKLIEGEGAELPLEHVLPVRLIERQTTRQPGLLG, from the coding sequence ATGGCGACCATCAAAGATGTAGCGGAAAAGGCGGGGGTCACCGTCACGACGGTTTCCCGAGTGCTGAACAACCGCGGATATATAAGCGATGCAACGAGGAATAAAGTGCGTCTAGCTATGGAGGAGCTGCAGTATCAGCCCAATGAAATCGCACGCTCGTTAATGCGCAAGAGATCCATGATGCTCGGCTTGATCGTTCCTACGATCGCCCACCCCTTCTTCGGTCAATGGGCATACAGTCTGGAGACCCATGCTTCAGCGAGAGGCTACAAGATTCTGCTTTGCAACTCGCGTCTGGATGAAGCGAAGGAGAAGGACTACATCGACATGCTCAAGAGCAATCGGGTGGATGGCATTATTATGGGGAGCCACACGATCGATGTAAGGGAGTATATTCATCTAGGCAAGCCAATCGTGACCTTCGACCGACGTATCGAAGCGATACCGTGTGTGTCTTCGGATAACTATCAAGGCGGGGTACTGGCAGCGGAGCACCTGGCAGCAAAAGGGTGCCGCAGCATTGCTCATATCTGCGGCAATCTCAAGCTGGATATGCTCGGTAATCGCAGAACGGAAGGCTTTGTGGACTCCTTACGTAAGTATGGTCTGGAGCCGATTGTGGTACAGCTTGGAGCGGACGCATTTGATCCCGCTGAGCATGAACAAGTGGTGGGAAGTCTACTATCTGAACATCCGGAGGTCGACGGCCTATTCGTCAGCAGTGACATGATCGCTTATCAGGTGATGAAAGTCTGTGCAGCCAAAGGGATTCGGATTCCTGAGCAGCTGCAGCTCATCGGTTACGATGACATCCCAATCTCGGAGTGGATAACGCCGGGGCTTACGACGATTAAGCAGCCGATTGAGGAGATGAGCCGGTTAGCTTTCAATATCATAGAGAAGCTGATCGAAGGGGAGGGTGCAGAACTGCCGCTGGAGCATGTGCTGCCTGTACGTCTGATCGAGCGTCAGACTACGAGGCAGCCGGGACTACTTGGGTAG